The following proteins come from a genomic window of Lachnoclostridium phytofermentans ISDg:
- the manA gene encoding mannose-6-phosphate isomerase, class I has protein sequence MKELLFLKPVFKEMIWGGTRLKVDFHYEIPSNNTGECWAISAHQNGDCEIINGFYKGYTLSKLWSEHRDIFGNVNQEVFPLLVKIIDAKDDLSIQVHPDDTYAKENEDGSLGKTECWYILDCDEDAEIVIGHNANSKDELREMIGKNAWTDLIRILPIKKGDFFQIEPGTVHAIKKGTLILETQQNSDITYRLYDYGRLQNGKPRELHLSKSVDVIRCPHVDKQANHEKLEYPNATKEHLVTCPYYTVYKIEIYGKQEFTQDKPFTLISIIEGSGEIDGIPIHKGDHFIIPSDYGTYQLTGNLQLIASYI, from the coding sequence ATGAAGGAGTTATTGTTTCTAAAACCAGTTTTTAAAGAGATGATCTGGGGTGGTACGAGATTAAAAGTTGATTTTCATTATGAAATTCCAAGCAATAACACTGGAGAGTGCTGGGCAATCAGTGCACATCAGAATGGTGATTGTGAGATTATAAATGGATTTTATAAGGGCTATACATTAAGTAAACTATGGTCAGAGCATAGAGATATATTTGGAAATGTAAACCAAGAAGTATTTCCACTGTTAGTTAAGATTATCGATGCGAAGGATGATTTAAGCATTCAGGTTCATCCAGATGATACCTATGCCAAGGAAAATGAGGATGGATCATTAGGAAAAACAGAATGCTGGTATATTCTTGATTGTGATGAAGATGCTGAAATTGTGATAGGTCATAATGCAAATAGTAAAGATGAGTTACGGGAAATGATAGGGAAGAATGCTTGGACGGACTTGATTCGTATTCTTCCAATTAAGAAAGGTGATTTCTTTCAAATCGAACCCGGAACAGTTCATGCTATAAAAAAGGGAACCTTGATTTTAGAAACACAACAAAATAGTGACATTACGTATCGGCTTTACGATTATGGTCGATTACAAAATGGAAAACCAAGAGAATTACATCTTAGTAAGAGCGTTGATGTTATTCGCTGTCCTCACGTCGATAAACAAGCAAATCATGAAAAATTAGAGTACCCAAATGCGACGAAAGAACATCTTGTAACATGTCCATATTATACTGTGTATAAAATTGAAATTTACGGAAAACAAGAATTTACGCAGGATAAACCATTTACACTGATCAGTATAATTGAGGGAAGTGGAGAGATAGATGGAATCCCAATTCATAAAGGAGACCATTTT
- a CDS encoding class I SAM-dependent methyltransferase: MIHVTIEDISLDFITDPEVFSPSFADRGTLAMLSYVTFDNSDTLLDLGCGYGLVGIYASKVLSPARVTMCDISEKAVELSKKNAEYNQVLDELTILQSDGFRNLPVDEYSLILSNPPYHVDFSVPKHFIEESYRRLIMGGKLYMVTKRKDWYKNKIISVFGGVEIHEKDGYYIFIAQKRPKGKKLPTEKKENGLSKKLARKMKTKQH, encoded by the coding sequence ATGATACATGTTACAATTGAAGACATTTCACTAGATTTTATTACTGACCCAGAAGTTTTTTCACCCTCCTTTGCGGATCGTGGAACTTTAGCTATGCTATCTTACGTAACGTTTGATAATTCTGATACCCTACTAGATCTTGGCTGTGGATATGGCTTAGTCGGAATCTACGCCAGTAAAGTACTATCTCCCGCAAGAGTAACTATGTGTGACATCTCAGAAAAGGCTGTGGAACTTAGTAAGAAAAATGCTGAATACAATCAAGTATTGGATGAGCTTACTATTTTACAAAGTGATGGATTTCGTAATCTCCCAGTAGATGAATATTCCCTCATTCTATCGAATCCTCCTTATCATGTAGATTTTTCTGTTCCAAAACATTTTATTGAGGAGAGTTACCGCAGGCTAATCATGGGTGGGAAGCTCTATATGGTAACTAAGCGTAAAGACTGGTATAAGAATAAAATCATCTCTGTCTTTGGTGGCGTAGAGATTCATGAAAAGGATGGTTATTATATCTTTATTGCTCAAAAGCGTCCGAAGGGAAAAAAGCTACCTACCGAAAAAAAGGAGAACGGTCTTAGTAAAAAACTAGCACGTAAAATGAAGACAAAGCAGCACTAG
- a CDS encoding ABC transporter ATP-binding protein — protein sequence MAKDMFQARKGSKERAEKVVDNTNNTQSSNNSNSVKVSNTQSSNNSNSAKSNTTKANNTKSPNTEDRPKNTGKVLRGLWRYLRIYWWMLFGAILLAMASNLFALVGPMLSGKAIDLIEFGVGKVPIKEVLWYALLMIGFYIISSILSYLLSILMIRLSQKIVRKMRNDVFDKLMELPVGFFDQHLAGDIISRISYDIDVINTSLSTDLVQIFASIITVVGSLIMMIIISPSLVLVMLITIPMSILYTKYMANKTRPLFRKRSEKLGQMNGFVEEMVSGLQTIKAYAGEDVVLDKFDHINEEAVEAYYQADYYGSIVGPTVNFINNISLTCVTIVGSVLYLYNKLTLGDISSFVLYSRKFSGPINEAANIISEIQSSLAAAERVFRVLNEPSEVADTYQAKELQNIQGKVAIENVSFGYTKEKTIIKNLNLNAKEGNLIAIVGPTGAGKTTIINLLMRFYDVDQGAIYVDDNEIRDLTRESLRKAYAMVLQDTWIFGGTIYENIAYGKEDATMEEVVAAAKAAKIHSYIRNLPLGYDTVLNEDGMNISKGQKQLLTIARAMLLDAKMLILDEATSNVDTRTEIQIQKAMRNLMVDKTCFVIAHRLSTIQSADNILVVNEGNVVEQGTHSDLMKKRGFYYRLYASQFE from the coding sequence TTGGCAAAGGATATGTTTCAAGCTAGAAAAGGAAGTAAAGAAAGAGCAGAAAAAGTAGTAGATAATACTAATAATACGCAATCAAGTAATAATTCAAACAGTGTTAAAGTCAGTAATACGCAATCAAGTAATAATTCCAATAGTGCTAAATCCAATACTACTAAAGCCAATAATACTAAATCCCCTAATACTGAGGATAGACCCAAAAATACAGGAAAAGTCTTACGTGGCTTATGGAGATATTTAAGAATCTATTGGTGGATGCTCTTTGGTGCAATCCTACTTGCTATGGCAAGTAACCTTTTTGCATTAGTGGGACCAATGCTCTCTGGAAAGGCAATTGATTTGATTGAATTTGGGGTTGGTAAAGTTCCAATCAAAGAGGTACTTTGGTATGCATTACTTATGATAGGGTTTTACATCATTTCATCCATATTGTCTTATTTATTATCGATTTTGATGATCCGGCTGAGTCAAAAAATTGTAAGGAAAATGAGAAATGATGTTTTTGATAAGTTAATGGAATTACCGGTTGGATTTTTTGATCAACATCTCGCAGGAGATATTATAAGTCGAATTTCATATGACATTGATGTAATTAATACATCACTTTCCACGGATTTGGTGCAGATTTTTGCAAGTATTATAACAGTTGTTGGTTCTTTGATTATGATGATAATTATCTCACCAAGTTTGGTACTTGTTATGTTAATTACAATCCCAATGTCTATCTTATATACAAAATACATGGCGAATAAGACAAGACCGTTATTTCGAAAACGATCCGAAAAGCTTGGTCAAATGAATGGTTTTGTAGAAGAGATGGTATCAGGTCTACAAACCATAAAAGCGTATGCTGGAGAAGATGTTGTACTTGATAAGTTTGATCATATTAATGAAGAAGCGGTAGAGGCGTATTATCAGGCAGATTATTACGGTAGTATTGTAGGACCTACGGTTAACTTTATAAATAACATTTCACTAACCTGTGTTACCATCGTAGGTTCGGTTTTATACTTATACAATAAACTAACCCTTGGTGATATCTCCTCCTTTGTTTTGTATTCAAGAAAATTCTCTGGTCCAATCAATGAGGCAGCTAATATTATAAGCGAGATTCAGTCTTCGTTAGCTGCAGCAGAAAGAGTTTTTCGTGTGTTAAATGAACCTTCTGAAGTAGCGGATACATATCAGGCAAAAGAACTTCAGAATATTCAAGGGAAGGTTGCAATTGAAAATGTGTCATTTGGTTATACAAAAGAAAAAACAATTATCAAGAATCTAAATCTGAATGCAAAAGAAGGTAACTTAATTGCAATTGTTGGTCCTACTGGAGCCGGTAAGACAACGATTATCAATCTTTTGATGCGATTTTATGATGTGGATCAAGGTGCAATCTATGTCGATGACAATGAGATTAGAGATTTAACAAGGGAAAGTTTGCGAAAAGCTTATGCTATGGTGTTACAAGACACCTGGATATTTGGCGGAACGATATACGAAAATATCGCCTATGGAAAAGAAGACGCTACGATGGAGGAAGTTGTTGCAGCGGCGAAAGCAGCGAAGATACACTCTTACATTAGGAATTTGCCATTAGGATATGATACCGTGTTGAATGAAGATGGTATGAATATCTCAAAAGGTCAAAAGCAGTTATTAACGATTGCTAGGGCGATGTTGTTAGATGCTAAGATGCTAATTCTTGATGAAGCTACATCAAATGTAGATACAAGAACAGAAATTCAAATTCAAAAAGCAATGAGAAACTTAATGGTGGATAAGACTTGTTTTGTTATTGCTCATCGCTTGTCTACCATTCAAAGCGCAGATAATATCTTAGTTGTAAATGAGGGTAATGTCGTAGAACAGGGAACTCATTCCGATCTTATGAAGAAACGAGGATTTTATTATCGTTTGTATGCTTCCCAGTTTGAATAA
- a CDS encoding ABC transporter ATP-binding protein, which yields MDSVFRYLKPYYGQMVFGLIIKIAGTFADLGLPWVLAYILDDVIPFGKVSYILIWGGIMVLLAVAARVLNIIANRMASKVARDSVQTIRHDTFERITNLSGAQVDKFTVPSLISRMTTDTYNVHQVIGMMQRLGVRAPIILVGGIVLTATLDPILTLILIAILPLLGLLVYLISKRGIPMYTKVQASVDKMVQTIRENISGIRVIKALSKTEYEKQRFRHVNDELIGNEIKAASVMALSSPIMNLLLNTGLAIVVIVGAFRVNSGVTLPGSIVAFLSYFTMILNAMMMVTRLFINYSKASASAKRLKEVLDASEELIVTPVEVSKEQDQKYLAFDDVSFSYENDEEKLSLKNISFQLKKGESLGIIGATGSGKTTLIQLLMRFYDATEGQVIIEGKDIRSIPLRKLREKFGVAFQNDIIFADTIFENISFGRNLSMEQVIEASQDACAYDFIMGKENDFSHEAAIKGGNLSGGQKQRLYISRALANHPKFLILDDSSSALDYKTDSMLRQAIHKNYQDTTIIMIAQRISSIMQSDHILVLEDGEMLGYGTHEELLERCDVYHEIYESQMGSME from the coding sequence ATGGACAGTGTATTTCGTTACTTAAAACCTTATTATGGGCAGATGGTTTTTGGTTTAATAATTAAAATCGCGGGAACTTTTGCCGACTTAGGTCTACCATGGGTATTAGCATATATATTGGATGATGTCATACCTTTTGGTAAGGTATCATATATCCTGATATGGGGCGGAATTATGGTTTTGTTAGCCGTAGCAGCAAGAGTGTTAAATATTATTGCGAATCGAATGGCATCAAAAGTAGCTAGAGATAGCGTACAGACCATAAGGCATGATACGTTTGAACGTATCACAAACTTATCTGGTGCACAGGTGGATAAATTTACGGTTCCATCTCTGATATCCAGAATGACTACGGATACATACAATGTGCATCAAGTGATTGGAATGATGCAACGATTGGGAGTACGTGCACCAATTATACTAGTTGGTGGCATTGTATTAACAGCAACATTAGATCCTATACTAACTCTTATCTTAATTGCAATTCTTCCACTACTAGGCTTGCTTGTCTACCTAATTTCTAAAAGGGGTATCCCAATGTATACCAAGGTACAGGCATCTGTAGATAAGATGGTTCAAACAATTCGAGAGAATATTTCCGGAATACGTGTTATTAAAGCATTAAGTAAAACAGAATATGAAAAACAAAGATTTCGTCATGTAAATGATGAGTTAATTGGAAATGAAATCAAAGCAGCCAGCGTTATGGCTCTCTCAAGTCCTATTATGAATTTATTACTAAATACTGGTCTTGCTATTGTAGTTATTGTTGGTGCATTTCGTGTGAATTCAGGGGTTACACTACCAGGAAGTATTGTTGCTTTCTTATCCTATTTTACAATGATATTAAATGCTATGATGATGGTTACCAGACTTTTTATAAACTACTCAAAGGCTAGTGCATCTGCAAAACGTCTTAAAGAAGTTTTAGATGCAAGCGAGGAGCTAATTGTTACTCCAGTTGAGGTTTCGAAAGAGCAGGATCAAAAGTACTTAGCATTTGATGATGTTTCCTTTAGTTATGAAAATGATGAGGAAAAATTAAGCCTTAAGAATATAAGCTTTCAGCTAAAAAAAGGAGAAAGCCTTGGTATTATTGGCGCTACCGGTAGTGGAAAAACTACATTGATTCAGTTGTTAATGCGTTTTTATGATGCTACGGAGGGGCAGGTCATTATAGAAGGGAAAGATATAAGATCGATACCTCTAAGAAAACTTAGAGAAAAATTTGGTGTAGCGTTCCAGAACGATATTATTTTTGCTGATACTATCTTTGAAAATATTTCTTTTGGACGTAATCTTTCGATGGAGCAGGTCATAGAAGCATCACAAGATGCTTGTGCTTATGATTTTATCATGGGGAAGGAGAATGATTTTTCCCATGAAGCAGCAATCAAAGGTGGTAACTTAAGTGGAGGTCAAAAGCAGAGATTATATATATCAAGGGCTCTTGCAAATCATCCAAAGTTTTTAATACTTGACGATTCTTCCTCTGCACTTGATTATAAAACGGATTCGATGCTCCGCCAGGCAATTCATAAAAACTATCAAGATACTACAATTATTATGATTGCTCAAAGAATTAGCTCTATTATGCAGTCTGATCATATCCTTGTTCTTGAAGATGGAGAGATGTTAGGGTATGGAACTCACGAAGAGTTACTGGAACGCTGCGATGTTTATCATGAGATTTATGAGTCTCAAATGGGTAGCATGGAATAG
- a CDS encoding xanthine phosphoribosyltransferase, which yields MQLLKDRIRKDGIVKQGNVLKVDSFLNHQMDIELINEIGKEFKRLFEKEKITKILTIEASGIGIACIVAQYFNVPVVFAKKAQSINIEGEVFATKIESFTHKKTYDVIVSKKFLKPSDRVLIIDDFLANGCALVGLIDLVISSGASVEGIGIVIEKGFQSGGEIIREMGIHLESLAIVDSMNAEDGTVVFRGDK from the coding sequence ATGCAGTTATTAAAAGACAGAATAAGAAAAGATGGTATCGTAAAACAAGGTAATGTACTAAAAGTGGATTCCTTCTTAAATCATCAGATGGACATTGAGTTAATCAATGAGATTGGAAAAGAATTTAAGAGATTATTTGAGAAAGAAAAAATTACTAAGATTTTAACGATCGAGGCATCCGGTATTGGTATCGCATGTATTGTGGCACAGTATTTTAATGTTCCAGTTGTATTTGCAAAAAAAGCACAAAGCATCAACATTGAAGGTGAAGTTTTTGCTACGAAAATAGAGTCGTTTACACATAAGAAAACATATGATGTTATAGTATCAAAGAAGTTTTTAAAACCATCTGATCGAGTTTTAATCATTGATGATTTCTTGGCAAACGGCTGCGCTTTGGTAGGTCTTATAGATCTCGTAATTAGCTCAGGTGCGTCGGTTGAGGGAATAGGAATCGTAATTGAAAAAGGGTTTCAATCTGGTGGTGAAATTATTCGTGAAATGGGAATACATTTGGAATCATTAGCAATTGTAGATAGTATGAATGCAGAAGATGGTACCGTTGTATTTCGAGGAGATAAATAA
- a CDS encoding phosphoglycerate dehydrogenase — MTKYNCLNPIAPVGLNIFNDNYVKTDVFEEAEAVLVRSAAMHEMEFSSNLKAIARAGAGVNNIPLDKCAEQGIVVFNTPGANANGVKELVVAGMLLAARDISGGINWIQTVKDDENVAKLVEKGKAKFSGTEIQGKKLGVIGLGAIGVLVANAANRLGMEVFGCDPFISVEHAWNLSRDIKYVKTREEIFKECDYITVHVPLLDDTKKMINKDTLAMMKDGVVILNFARDLLVDDDAIEEALKSGKVKKYVTDFPNAKTAGMEGVIAIPHLGASTEESEDNCAVMAVKQLRDYIENGNIVNSVNYPSLDAGVCQAGTRVTICHRNKPNMLAQFTTVFSSKNLNIENLANKSKGDYAYTVLDLCTVVTEEFVKELEEIEGVLKVRVI, encoded by the coding sequence ATGACAAAGTATAATTGTTTAAATCCGATTGCACCAGTTGGACTTAATATATTTAATGATAATTATGTAAAAACCGATGTATTTGAGGAAGCAGAAGCAGTATTAGTTCGAAGTGCAGCAATGCATGAGATGGAGTTCTCTTCTAACTTAAAAGCAATAGCCCGTGCAGGTGCAGGTGTTAATAATATTCCATTAGATAAATGTGCAGAGCAGGGTATTGTTGTATTTAATACACCAGGTGCAAATGCAAATGGTGTAAAAGAATTAGTTGTAGCTGGAATGCTATTAGCAGCCCGTGATATCAGTGGTGGTATCAACTGGATACAGACTGTAAAAGACGATGAAAATGTAGCAAAGCTTGTAGAAAAAGGGAAAGCAAAATTCTCTGGAACTGAAATTCAAGGGAAAAAACTTGGGGTTATCGGTCTTGGAGCAATTGGTGTTCTTGTAGCTAACGCAGCCAATAGACTTGGGATGGAGGTATTTGGATGTGATCCATTTATTTCTGTGGAACATGCTTGGAACTTATCTCGTGATATAAAGTACGTAAAGACGAGAGAAGAAATCTTTAAAGAGTGTGATTATATTACGGTTCATGTGCCATTACTTGATGACACGAAGAAAATGATTAATAAAGACACCTTAGCAATGATGAAAGATGGTGTTGTAATCCTTAACTTTGCTCGTGACCTTTTGGTGGATGATGATGCAATAGAAGAGGCACTTAAGTCTGGTAAGGTAAAGAAGTATGTTACTGACTTCCCTAATGCTAAGACAGCTGGAATGGAAGGAGTAATTGCAATTCCTCATCTTGGTGCTTCTACAGAAGAATCGGAAGATAATTGTGCAGTTATGGCAGTGAAGCAACTTCGTGACTACATCGAGAACGGTAACATTGTGAATTCCGTGAATTATCCAAGTCTTGATGCTGGTGTATGTCAGGCTGGTACTCGCGTAACGATTTGCCATAGAAACAAACCAAACATGCTTGCACAGTTTACTACTGTATTTTCCTCTAAGAATCTTAACATAGAGAATTTGGCAAATAAGAGTAAGGGTGATTATGCTTATACTGTACTTGACTTATGTACTGTGGTAACTGAGGAATTTGTAAAAGAATTAGAAGAAATCGAAGGTGTATTAAAGGTAAGAGTTATATAA
- the serC gene encoding 3-phosphoserine/phosphohydroxythreonine transaminase, translating into MGRVYNFSAGPAVLPEEVLKEAAEEMLDYNGTGMSVMEMSHRTKEYEAIINTAEQDLRDLMNIPDNYKVLFLQGGASSQFAMIPMNLMKNKVADYIITGQWAKKAYQEAKLFGTANAVASSADKTFTYIPDCSDLPISENADYVYICENNTIYGTKFKTLPNTKGKPLVADVSSCFLSEPVDVTKYGLIYGGVQKNIGPAGVVIVIIREDLITEDTLPGTPTMFQYKIHVDNESMYNTPPAYGIYICGKVFKWLKKMGGLEAMKVHNEKKAQILYDFLDQSKMFKGTVVKEDRSLMNVPFVTGSEELDAKFVKEAKAAGFVNLKGHRTVGGMRASIYNAMPIEGVEILVAFMKEFEEKNA; encoded by the coding sequence ATGGGTAGAGTTTATAATTTCTCAGCAGGACCAGCGGTTTTACCAGAAGAGGTTCTAAAGGAAGCCGCAGAAGAGATGCTTGATTATAACGGTACTGGGATGTCCGTTATGGAGATGAGCCATCGTACTAAGGAATATGAAGCAATCATTAATACTGCTGAACAAGATTTACGTGATTTAATGAATATTCCGGATAACTATAAGGTGCTTTTCTTGCAAGGTGGTGCTTCTTCACAGTTTGCTATGATACCAATGAATTTAATGAAAAATAAAGTAGCAGATTATATTATTACAGGGCAATGGGCTAAGAAAGCCTATCAGGAAGCAAAATTATTTGGTACAGCAAATGCGGTTGCTTCTTCTGCTGATAAGACATTTACTTACATTCCGGATTGTTCCGATCTCCCTATAAGTGAGAATGCTGACTATGTTTACATATGTGAGAACAATACGATATATGGAACAAAGTTTAAGACACTACCAAATACTAAGGGCAAGCCACTGGTGGCTGACGTATCCTCTTGCTTTTTATCAGAGCCAGTAGATGTTACGAAGTATGGTTTAATTTATGGTGGTGTTCAGAAGAATATTGGACCTGCTGGTGTTGTTATTGTAATTATTCGTGAGGACTTAATTACTGAGGATACCCTACCAGGAACACCTACGATGTTTCAATATAAAATCCATGTTGATAACGAATCTATGTATAATACACCACCTGCATATGGTATTTACATCTGTGGTAAAGTATTTAAGTGGCTTAAAAAAATGGGTGGCCTTGAAGCAATGAAGGTTCATAATGAGAAGAAAGCACAGATTTTATATGATTTCCTTGATCAGAGCAAGATGTTTAAGGGCACTGTCGTAAAAGAGGACCGTTCTTTAATGAATGTTCCATTTGTAACTGGCTCTGAAGAATTGGATGCAAAGTTTGTAAAAGAAGCAAAAGCTGCAGGCTTTGTAAACTTAAAAGGACATAGAACCGTTGGTGGTATGAGAGCAAGTATCTACAATGCGATGCCAATCGAAGGAGTAGAGATACTTGTTGCATTCATGAAGGAATTTGAGGAAAAGAATGCCTAA
- a CDS encoding phosphatase PAP2 family protein — MKNCTRIDEKLLFQLFKKRSNTMDWFMCFITSLGNCSMIWLAFSLFYWIYGDRQVTKAILLSLLLTIIGNNLIIKSLCMRKRPCDKYKDIKMLIKRPIGSSFPSGHAATSFACATAIVAYDLRIGSIALILATLIAISRVYLFVHFPSDVLAGILSGITFGLIGIRIL; from the coding sequence ATGAAGAATTGCACTCGAATCGATGAAAAACTTTTATTTCAGTTGTTTAAGAAACGCAGTAATACTATGGATTGGTTTATGTGTTTCATTACTTCCCTAGGGAACTGCTCTATGATATGGCTCGCGTTTTCTCTGTTTTATTGGATTTATGGCGATCGCCAGGTAACGAAAGCAATATTGTTATCGCTATTGTTAACTATCATTGGTAATAATCTTATTATAAAGTCTCTTTGCATGAGAAAACGTCCCTGTGATAAATATAAAGATATTAAAATGCTTATTAAAAGACCAATTGGATCCTCGTTTCCATCTGGCCATGCTGCAACTTCATTTGCATGTGCGACAGCAATTGTAGCATATGACTTAAGAATTGGAAGTATTGCGCTGATATTGGCAACTCTGATAGCAATTTCTAGGGTATATTTATTTGTACATTTTCCATCCGATGTTTTAGCAGGGATATTATCGGGAATCACATTCGGATTAATAGGTATTAGAATTCTCTAA